The Drosophila sechellia strain sech25 chromosome 2R, ASM438219v1, whole genome shotgun sequence nucleotide sequence CGTCCGCGACCAACGCAAGCGCGGACAAGAAATAACCAAGATgccttgtttatttattttctagtGCCATGTACATAATCCTAGCCTTGTAGTTTATTTGTACAAAAAAGCCTCAATTAAGGTAAATTTCTTCTGTATTCCAGTGTTGTGTCTGTGGTTATGATTTCCGTAAACTCTTTCTGTATCTCAAAAATGGAATTTTCGATATCCACCAGCTGGGGACTAAATTGCACAGATGATGTCGCTGGAGTTCGCAGCTGTTCCATGGTCATCTGTTCGGAAGAAAGAAGACTTTGAAAATCACAGAATACAATCTAAAATCTTTTATCACATACATCACGCAAATTCTTCTGCAGCTGATCACGCTGATAGCAAAGTTTCTGAATTTTGTTGTAATACTTTTGCGCCAGTGGAGCACCCTCCGTATCCGAGTAGTAGCGCTGGGCAAGGAGCTCCATTTCCTGGTTACGAATTTCATCTTCGGCCAGCTGCATTTCTTGGTTGTGGCGCCGACGCTCACGCTCAATACTGTTCATCAGCAGGTCCATGTCCTTCTCCATTTCCAGAATTTTGCGTCTCTGCTCAGACTCCTGTAACTTAGTGATGACCTCGCTCTTGCGCCGACGCACCTCCATTTGGTAGGTAAGCAGCATTTTCCGTTGGCAGGTGATGCGCTCCTCCTCGCGATGGATTGTGTCCTGGTAAACTCTCTCCATTTCCTTGAGGCGGCGGGCGTGCTCCTCTTGCTTAAGTCCTGTTTCAAGGCGTTCCATAATTTTCACCTCCTCCAACTCTAGATGACGAATTCGGGCATCGATTTCCTGGTTGTGCTTCATTAGCGATACTGCTTGATACTCCTGCTCATCGATCCACTCGCTAGGATATTTGAGAAACTTTGGATACACCCCCTTCGGAATGGGGCTGAAGTGTGCCATGAAACGCTGCGGGTGAAGTGCAAGCGCACATTTGGACATTAGTTTGCGCGCCTTGGAAAGAAGTTTGCTGATGTCCACTGGGTTCTGATCgtggaagaagaagaggacTGATCGCTTGTCTGGCAGCCGCACGATTATCTCTcgattaatcaaattgtaggCCACCACAAGAAAGACCGGAAACCAAGGTGGTTCCGAAAAGATGTTGTCCCACAGCGATAACCACTGCTCCTCTTCAAGGACCTCGGAAAAGGCAGTGCTCAGAAGGGGCCAGGCAAAATCTTTGGGCAAGATCTCCTGGGATTTATAAAACTTGCAAAGCTGTTCGTCACAGTGGTGCAGGATATTTTCACACATGGCCAGGTAATTGGAGGGCGGCAGCGGGTGAAATTCAAACCACAGCTGAAAATGGTTCAGGACAAGAGTAGCGATTAACTCAAAGCAAACCAGACTATTCTTGGGCATTCTCTTCACAAACGGAAAAATAAGGTGCGGCATAAAATCTGCGTGAGCTAAGACCTTACACCATTGAGCAAGGCAACTCCAAATCTTAATCACAACACGGCGTTGTTGATCGTTGCGAATCTTAAGCTTCTTGGACCGATTTCTGACCAGGAGAGGTGCTCCCAGTTTGATCAATTCCTGGAATTGTGGACCATTGCAGGGCAGGTCTAAGAGGGATGTCCAAATTAGGTACCTGTACTTTTCAGGATAGCAACCGTACTCTTTGAGCATGGTTTTTAGGCGGTGCGGATTGAGCAGATGTCGCAGTTCCTTGCTAACGCCTCCGCCGACGCTGCAGGGCGGCAGAGATTTCGGTTGTTTGAAAGTGGACTTCACCTGGTTGAGGCAGCGGGTCTGAGCTTGCAGGGCGTTGAAAATGCGGCACGTGGACCACACATTCACTTCTCCGCAGCTAGACGTTACACTCAACAGTTTTCCATCCCGGCTCAAACTCAAGCTTCGTGCATTGGAGCGCTGCACAATTAGTTTGTGATCCGTATTGGCTAAATCCAGCATGATCGCTTGGTTTCTGGTGGTGATTCCAAACACTATGCGCTCCTTTGGCTGCAAGAGGAAAGCCATTTGATGGAGAGTAAAGTCCGACAAGCGGTACATCTTTTCCAGATCAAAGGAGGCCACGCTCAGCAATAAAAGATACCCATCCAAGGTACTAAGGCACATCTTGTTGCCGTCGGGGGTGAAGCAGTAGCTGAGTAGCAATCCATCGGCAAAGTCGTAGTGCTGGCAGTCAAACGTCAAGTCCTCCTCCAAGTCACTGTCATCCGGGCTTCGGAGAACTATTTTCGGAATAGTTTCTCCGGCCGGTAGCAGTCTCAGCTTGCGATTCCTGGCCTTGATAGGCTGGCCCATCCGCAAAGTGGCCAATGAATGGGATGACCACACATGCAGCGAATCGTTAGAAAACCCAATAAAGAACTGGTCCGAGTGGGGCAGGAAAGCAGCGAACTTAAGAGTGTAGCGCGACTGATCGAAATCCAGCTGATGGGATATCTGCAGAGTATGGAGATTCACCAGAAGAGCATCGCTGCCGAAGCGCATCAGAGCGATAGAGGAGTGTGCATTCTGCAGGCGATTGCTCCAACTCAATTCATCGAGCGCTGCGCTTCCCACTTCTACGTCGACCCCAAGAATTGAGTTGTCCACGTCTATGATAAAAATGTGACCCGTTCTATTGCCCACAATGTAGTCGCTAGTGTGTAGAGGGGATGGGCGAATGAGCTTGGCCTTGGGCATTCGAAATCCCAGCCGCCAGTAGCGTTTGCGTACAAAGTCAAAGACGAAAACGTTGCCCCTGGAAATGAAAAAAGACTGTTTAAAAGAGTATTTCCTTATTGGTTCCCCAGTTAGCCTTACCGCTTGTCTATTACCACCAGCTTGTTGCTAAGTTCGTTGAAGCAGCAGGCGGCAATCTGGATGCGCAGTGCCTGACCTCCTTCCTTGATCGTGTGGTGAACGGTCAGGACGTTCCtgaaattcgaaaattcgttGGCAACATCTCCGCCATGTGCCTAAAGCGCCTACTCACCCAGATTCGCTTTGCTTCAGCTTGAAAGGGTACTTGCGCATAGGAGCATCGCTCAAAGGCACTCTGCGCGCTGCCTCAGGCTGCGCGAGCGTCACATCAGAATCTCCCGTGTCTGAATCCTGGTATGTGAGTAGCTCCAACTCTTCCTCCGTGaagtcctcctcctccacgtCAGTGTTGCCATCCCCATCGTCCTGCATCGAGTTCTCGATGCCATGAAGGGCCACCGAAGGGATTCCCGTGATCTGATCCTTCTTTATTTCTGATTTTATAATCCTGTCCATGTTATGGGCTCAAATGAGGACTAACTCCATTTGTCAAAGGACGTGTACTTTTGGCAATGAAAAAAGTATCAGCACACCCTAGTCAAATCATTTATCCGGCAAGGATGTTTACAaatgtgtatatttaaaaactgAATGCTTGTTCCCAGTTCCTGTGCATCCAATTGAACACCATCCAATTTTGCCGACTACAAATATTTCCAGTTCAATTAAATGAGAGAAAACTGCCAGCTAATCCCTCCTTGATACGCCAGTGGACAGAACTACTGCCTATCGAAGAGTGGTTTAGATATCGAACCAGCAAAAAGAACCGGAACCAAACAGATAATGTTTACTacgtttgtttatttcgtttacGTTTATCTGGATACACTTGATTATATGAGATTTGTTGATGACTGCGGATAAGCGAACAGCATGCGTGCTTACGAATAAATGGCCGTAACCCCAGGACGCAGTGCATCGGTGATATTCCTGCGCCGGCTATCAGCCTACTGAGCTTGAGAACTACAAATCCCCTCTAGAACATGGATCCGTATGGCTCGTCATCGCGCATGGCGTACCAGAAGATAGTGCCGTAGTTAATAATGTTACTTATTATCGTCAGGATACTCGCCGTCCAGGTGATCTGTTGAGAAGGGCAACGCGTGTTTAACACTTTTTCAATCTTACAAATAGCTCCGTGTGTCCACTTACCACCAATGCGTGGGCTAGGACGATGGGCAGGGCGAAGGCACTCAGCACCATTCCCGCGCTAAGGAAGTGAGCAAACTCCGATTTCGGATTGGTCTCATTTCCTGGAGTGGTTCTCTTGGCAATGAAGACCGGAAGAACTGACAGCACGTAGAACAGCAAAACGAAGAACGGATAGAAAATCTTCGTCGTGGGCACGGCGCAGGCCAGGATCAGGAAGGTAACACCAATGCATGTAAGAAAGGCGCAGATGAAGAGGCTGCACAAAGAGGGGAATCATTATCAGTCGATTGGCTGCAGGAGTGGGTGTAGTTGTAGACATACGCTGTGTGATGGTTTCAAAAGAGGTGTGTAGCGGGTTCCAGTTGGTGTTGATGTAGGCGGAGAACGTAAGCCATTAGATTTGCTAGAGACTGATGTGCATAGTTACCCTTTAAGGTGGCcattgtatttgtttataatttttcctTTGTCGCTCCTAAAAATGACTCAGATGTGTAGTTCCAGATGAGCCAGTTCATCAGTATGACCGAAATATGaccattaaaaattatttaaacgtAATATACCGATTCTAGTATATACCGTTAAAGATAATTTATGATATTCGATTTTATATTCTTTCATATGCATATTTTTCAATTCATATGCATATTTTCTCCGAACCTCCGTGGAATGCTTTATTAAAGGACTTAGCTTTGCTTTCTCAAGTTCTATTTAGTGAAAGCTTTTTCAATAAATGTCTTTTAACTGGGTCCGTTTATCAACGACTAATCAATGAAAAGAAAGCAATGAAAAAAGGAGTATTCCTCAACAATCTGTTACGAAATCATTTCCCGTAAGAATCAAAGATCCACTTGGGGGTATTTCTCCCAACCGATCAGGACATCAGGACCAATGCTCCACATATGTATCACCATGATTGTTTCCCGCTGCATACTCTTTTCCGCCTACCATAACTCCCGCAGTCCTTTGCTGGTGAGAAAAGCTCTTTGGCTGCCAATTCATTGATAAAAATTAAGCACGCCCTATCCCAAGCGAGGAAGCTGGAGGAAAGGGAAGGTCCCCCAAGCGGGGAGTAGACTGGCGGGGCTTCGGAATTCGTGAGTGGCAGCCACCTGCTAGCTGGCCGAGAGTCTCCTTGGCCTCGTCTCGGCTCTTTATGAATGCCCGTGTTTACTCAAAGAATAAAGGAACGGACGTGCCGAGCTTTCTAGCCCCACTGTGCGCAGGCGCTGCTTTTGACTACTGTGCCCctctggttgttgttgctgcacgGCCTGCCCTCAAAAGCTGCCCGCAACATTTAACAGCGCGGGGGCGAACCTAACATTTGCGTCACAGCTTCTGCTTCTT carries:
- the LOC6618894 gene encoding TBC1 domain family member 31 encodes the protein MDRIIKSEIKKDQITGIPSVALHGIENSMQDDGDGNTDVEEEDFTEEELELLTYQDSDTGDSDVTLAQPEAARRVPLSDAPMRKYPFKLKQSESGNVLTVHHTIKEGGQALRIQIAACCFNELSNKLVVIDKRGNVFVFDFVRKRYWRLGFRMPKAKLIRPSPLHTSDYIVGNRTGHIFIIDVDNSILGVDVEVGSAALDELSWSNRLQNAHSSIALMRFGSDALLVNLHTLQISHQLDFDQSRYTLKFAAFLPHSDQFFIGFSNDSLHVWSSHSLATLRMGQPIKARNRKLRLLPAGETIPKIVLRSPDDSDLEEDLTFDCQHYDFADGLLLSYCFTPDGNKMCLSTLDGYLLLLSVASFDLEKMYRLSDFTLHQMAFLLQPKERIVFGITTRNQAIMLDLANTDHKLIVQRSNARSLSLSRDGKLLSVTSSCGEVNVWSTCRIFNALQAQTRCLNQVKSTFKQPKSLPPCSVGGGVSKELRHLLNPHRLKTMLKEYGCYPEKYRYLIWTSLLDLPCNGPQFQELIKLGAPLLVRNRSKKLKIRNDQQRRVVIKIWSCLAQWCKVLAHADFMPHLIFPFVKRMPKNSLVCFELIATLVLNHFQLWFEFHPLPPSNYLAMCENILHHCDEQLCKFYKSQEILPKDFAWPLLSTAFSEVLEEEQWLSLWDNIFSEPPWFPVFLVVAYNLINREIIVRLPDKRSVLFFFHDQNPVDISKLLSKARKLMSKCALALHPQRFMAHFSPIPKGVYPKFLKYPSEWIDEQEYQAVSLMKHNQEIDARIRHLELEEVKIMERLETGLKQEEHARRLKEMERVYQDTIHREEERITCQRKMLLTYQMEVRRRKSEVITKLQESEQRRKILEMEKDMDLLMNSIERERRRHNQEMQLAEDEIRNQEMELLAQRYYSDTEGAPLAQKYYNKIQKLCYQRDQLQKNLRDMTMEQLRTPATSSVQFSPQLVDIENSIFEIQKEFTEIITTDTTLEYRRNLP
- the LOC6618895 gene encoding vacuolar protein sorting-associated protein 55 homolog yields the protein MDIWLWGYTYADGTRLLGCVAPLSTYTVILKKLNEPGGGKKPEKKQKLLFICAFLTCIGVTFLILACAVPTTKIFYPFFVLLFYVLSVLPVFIAKRTTPGNETNPKSEFAHFLSAGMVLSAFALPIVLAHALVITWTASILTIISNIINYGTIFWYAMRDDEPYGSMF